The sequence CCGCCTGAAGCATGGGAGCAAAGTTAAACCAGACTAAAAAGCTGATAAAAAAGGCCATCCAGCTTAAGTGCAGCACTTTCATCTTGCCGGTAAACGACAGCAGATTGAATTTCTCGGTTGCCATGGGAATCTCCACAGAGTTATTAAGGATTTTCCGCTATTGTCTGCCCAATTCGCGCGAAAAAATTGACCCAGGTCAATATTTGCCGCCAGCTATATCCTATGCTCCTCCGATATCTATTAGGGGGTAGAGGCAAAAGATTTTACCGCGGAGACGCAGAGTACGCGGAGCTTTATCGAGTCAATTCCTCTGCGACCTCAGCGATGAAAAAGACTTTTCGTGTTTTTCGTGTGGTTAGTGGTGAATACTATTTCTGTCGGGTTACGGCCCGGACTTGCAGGAGTAGAAGGCGCTGGATGCCCGATAACAACATTCGGGCATGACAGGTGGTCGTTCCCGCGGTAGTTGGCGGGAACCCGGTGCCTTTTTGACTAAGAGTTGTAAAGGTCACTGGATGCCCGATAACAACATTCGGGCATGACTGACTGCGGAACTTCGGTGAACAGCTGCTATCAGAGTTTAGCCGAGACCATCAGCCAGAGTTTGTCGGTGTCGGTGGCAAACTCATCGGCCTGGTAGTTAGCGTATTTGACCAACAGACTGACTTTTGCATTGAGCTTATATCCGGCGCTGAGATTCCATTCATCACCATAGTCGATGCTGCCTCTGTCACTGTCATACTGGTGCCAGGTCAGGTTAAGCTTGATATCGCTGAGGCTGGTACCCAGCCCCAGATACAGATCCTGAATGCCCTGGGCAGGGGTATTCAGGAACTTATCCGCAAAGCCCTGAAACTTATGTAATGTCGCCAGGGGCGTAATAAAGGCACCGTCGTTATCGGCGCCAAGATTTTCTATACCGGCTTTGAGATTAACGCCCGCCAGTGTGGTGGACACTTCCAGCATCTTATAATCGGCAGAGTAGTCTTTGCTGTTATCGCCGTTATCCTGTTGTCTGGCATAGCTGGCCTTAAGAGTCAGTCCGGCCAGTTTACCCTGATAGCTCAGACCCAGAGTCTGAGTAGACAGTGCGTGGGCCTGATCAAAATCGAGCCAGTAACCGAAGCCGCTTAACTGATGGCCTTCGGCCAGTTGGTAGTGGCCATGCAGCAGATGAAAATCCCCCTTCAGATTTCCATTGGCGCTGTCATCACCAAAGATGCGGTTGATGTTGTAGATGTAGCTGTAGTCCAGTTTCAGGCTGTTGGCGGCGTTATATTGAGCGCGATAGCCATCGAAGGTCTGTTCGTTCTGCCGCCAGCCTACACCGCCGACAAAACGCTGGTCACCGTGGTTAATACGATGACGACCCAGGCTCAGATTCATCCCATCCCGCTGCCAGGACAAGGTGGCGAGGTTGACTTCGGTGCCGGTGGGGTCGGCCACCACAGGGCGCTGGATATGGCCATTAACAGTGGAGTTATAGGTTTCTCCGCCAATAGCGGTGACATTGTCCACCTCCAGTGCCAGCTTAAGCCCCTGATAAGCGCCACTTTGATAGGCAAAACGGGTTTTCAGGGTATTGGCCAGGGCATCTTCATCGATGCCCTGCTGGTCAACAAATTCAGAGCGGTATCGGAATGACAGATCCACATCGCCATTTTGTATTGCCCCTGACAGTGACTCCTGCGCCAGCAACGTCTGCATGGGTGCCAGGCTGAGGCCAACGGATAACGCAATAACAGAAAGTTTCATGGTGATTTCCCGTAGTTGAAAGGTACGGGGGTATACTAAGTAGTGTTGCGGCAGTGGTTATTTGATATAAATCAAACTCTGACAGTGGCTATTCCCAATGCCTGATCCTTGCTACTTTGGGGGTAGCGGTGTTTTAATCCTGATCCAGGAAATTATGCTCCCGCTCATACTGCCAGCGCTGTTGCAGCCGCTCTGTCTGGATGGCCAGATACATGGCGATCATACAGGCAGCCGATACCCCGTAGAGAAGCATAAAGGTCACCGAATAAAAGCCGGTCCAGTCCACTAAAAAGCCAAATAAGATGGGCAGGGTGCAGCCACCCAGTGCCCCCATGGCACCGATCAGGCCGCCCGCGGTGCCCATTTGTTGCGGGTAGTAGTCATTCACCAGTTTATACACGCTGGCACGGCCAAAGCCCTGAGCAATACCCATCACAAACAACAAGGCGGTAAACCACCAGATATTAATACCAATATGCAGTGTTACATCTTTGCTGGTGCCGTGAATGGTCATGGTGGTGGGCGGGTAGCTTAAGAAAAACAGACACACCAGACAGATCCAGAATACCGACCAGCTAACCACCCGGCCACCGTAGCGGTCCGCAAACCAGCCGCCCACAGAACGCACCAGCGACGAGCCGGCCACAAACAGCAGAGTAAAGGCCATGGCCTGTTTGATACTCAGATCATAGGCGTGCACATAGTAATGGGGCAGCCACATTAACAGGGCCAGAAAGGAGCCAAACACAAAGTAGTAGTACAGCCCCAGCCGCCAAATCCGTAACTGCCCCAGTAGTGGCAAAAAGCCGTTGTCAGCTCGGGTAGTTGCCGGTGGGATGAGCGGCTGGCGCGGGCCAAGCAACCAGAACAGCAAGCAGGTCAGCAGGATCCCGGCAGTATAAAGCCAGCCGGTTAACTGCCAGTGCCAGCGCTCGTCGAGTATCGGCAGCAGAATCAGATTGATCGCGGCCCCGGCATTACCCGCACCAAACAGGCCAAGGGCGGTACCCTGCTGATTGCTGGGAAAGAAATCTGCCACATATTTAATTCCCAGGGTAAAGGAGCTGCCGGCCACGCCAAGCCACAATCCCAGCAACAGATAATGCTCAAAGGTGTTTGCCTGAGGCAGTAATAGCAAAGGGGGGATCAGCAGCAGCATCTGCCATAACAGCAGAGATTTGGCGGAATATTTCTGAACCCATATGCCGGCGGGAACACGCAGCAGAGCACCGGTGAGCATGGGCGCCGAGAGCAATATACCCAGTTCGGTCAGTGACAACCCCAGGCTCTGCTGCAGCGGTTCTGTGAGGGCGGCATACAGGGTCCAGACCGAAAAATTGGCGGCAAAAACCAGCGTGGCGAGGATCAGTGCGCGTACCGAAGTCGTTGAATAGGCCTGCATTGTTCCTCTGCTCAGTAGTAGATATCTGTAGTATGTTAATACCATAGAGCCAGATTCAGATGAAGGTCTTTGATTTGTATCAAGGCTGAAGCCGATAAGGGTGGATTTATCGGGCTGATATCGGTCATGCTGGTATTTATACCAATCCCAAAGGGTAAAGATGGGCGAGTCTTTATTACATCTTGGCAGCAGCGCGCAGACTCAGGCGGGTGTTAAACCGGTCAATGAGGATGCCGTGGCGATTTTCTGCCCGGACAGCACCTATCTGCAACAGGTTAAAGGGCAGGTACTGATTGTGGCCGATGGTATTTCTGCCGCGGAGGCAGGCAAGGAAGCCAGCGCCAGCGCTGTCAGCCGCTTTATTCTGGAGTATTATCAGACCCCGGATACCTGGTCGGTGAGTCATAGCGGTGAGCAGGTGTTATCGGCCATCAACCTGCATCTGTACCGTAGGAGCCATGAATTTACCGATGAGCACAAAGGCTATCTGACCACCTTCTCCGCGGCGGTGCTCAAGGGCCGACAACTGCACTTCTTTCATGTAGGTGACAGCCGTATCTATTTATACAGAAACGGCGAACTGCAGCAACTTACCCGGGATCATGTGGCTAACCTTGGTAATAATCACCGCTTTTTATCCCGCGCCCTGGGTATGGATAATCTGTTGCATGTGGATTACTCCAGCCAGTTGCTCGAACAGGATGATTTGCTGCTGCTGACCAGTGACGGCGTACATGATTTTTTATCCCTGCAACAGCTATCAGAGGTGCTGAGTGAAGACAAAGAAGCTGACAATCTGAGCCAGCAGTTAATTCAAAAGGCCCTGGATGCTGGCAGTGATGACAATCTGTCGGCGGTGGTAGCAAAAGTGCGGGCCCTGCCACAGCAGCAGGTGGATGATTTTAATGCAGAACTGACCCGTCTGCCGTTTCCGCCAACCTTGTCACCGGGAATGAAGCTGGATGGTTACGAAGTGCTGGAGGTGTTATATAACTCTGCCCGCAGCCAGCTCTATCTGGTTAAGGATCTGCAGGATGACAGCCAGTGGGTGATGAAGACGCCGTCACCGAATTTCAGTGATGACAGCCATTACATTGACAGGTTTATTCAGGAGCAGTGGATAGGCAGCCGTATTCATCATCCCAATGTGGTGAGTATTCTTGCCCAGCAACGGCCACGCACGGCATTGTATTATCTGATGGAGCCGGTCAGGGGCCAGGATCTTGATGGCTGGCGCGCCAGTAATCCCAAGGCCGGGCCGAAACGGCGCATTCAGCTTATCCGGCAACTGGCTGAAGCGCTCAAGGCGTTTCACGCCAATGATGCCGTACATCAGGATGTTAAGCCCGGTAATGTACTGATTGATGATAACGACAAGTTGATGCTGGTGGATTTCGGCTCGGTGTTTGTGGCCGGGGTGGCCGAACTATACCGGCCGATAGAGCACCTCGGCGCTCTGGGCACGGCTACCTATGCCGATCCGAATTATTTGCTGGGTAAAAACCCTGGCGCTCAGGGCGATGTCTATAGTCTGGCAACTCTTTGCTATGAGCTGTTTACCGGCCAGTTGCCCTATGGGGAGCGAATCGCCGATTGTCGCACCTGGAGCGACTACGACAAGCTGCGCTATGTGTCTGCCAGCCGCCATAATCCGGTTATTCCGCTGTGGTTTGATCGGGCGCTGGAGCAGGGTGTGAGCTTTGATCTGACCCTGCGTTATCAGACCATTGATCAACTGATGGCCGATCTCAATCATCCCAATCCTGAATTGCTGAAAGAACTGCCACCCCCCAAAGAGGCGGGCAAGCTGATGCTGTGGAAGCTGATCAGCGGTTTCTGGTTTATCACCCTGCTGGTAGTGATTTATCTGTTTAGTCAGCAATAACCTATGGGGATTGGTATAACAGGTTTCGCTACCCCCAAAGAGATAGCCTTCCACCCCTTATAACCCGCGATCCTACCCCCACAAGTGAATTGTTCCTTACAAGGCTATTGGTGATAGTGACAGGGACGAATTTTATTAACCAGAGGATGAGCCAATGGCCAATCTTGACAGATGGGAACCGGAAGATGAGGGGTTCTGGCAAAGCCAGGGCAAAGCAATAGCACAGCGCAACCTGTGGATCTCTATTCCCAGTTTGCTGTGCGGATTTGCGGTGTGGTTGTACTGGGGGATCCTCACCGTACAGATGATGAATGCGGGTTTTGATTTTGCTGCCAGTGAACTCTTTACCCTGACCGCTATCGCCGGATTATCCGGTGCCACTTTGCGTATTCCCAGCAGCTTTTTTATTCGCTTCTGTGGTGGTCGTAATACCATTTTCTTTACCACCAGTTTACTGATAATTCCGGCCTTTTTTACCGGCGTAGCGCTACAGAATCCTGATACGCCACTGTGGCAATATCAGTTACTGGCACTGCTGTCCGGTATTGGTGGCGGTAATTTTGCCTCATCAATGTCAAACATCAGCTTTTTCTTTCCCAAGAAGCAGCAGGGGCTGGCACTGGGCTTAAACGCCGGGCTGGGTAATTTTGGTGTGACCACCATGCAGGTGCTGATCCCGTTGTTTATGACCATGGGCGTGTTTGGTGCGCTGGGTGGTGATCCGGTTACCCTGGTCTCTACTTCAGGCACTCTGATCGGCAAAATCCCGGCGGGCAGTGAAACCTGGATTCAGAATGGCGGTTTTTTGTGGTTGCTACTACTGGTACCACTGGCTCTGGCCACATTTTTTGGTATGAATAATATCCGTACTCAGGAGGTCACTCCGGATTTACCAAGCCTGCCCAAAGCGATTCTGATGATCAGTGCCATGTTACTGATTGGCCTGGTCACTTCTGCCGCGGGTTTATGGCTGATTTTGCCCGAGGCTGGCAATGGCTCTGGCTGGGAAGTACCCAAGGAAATCGTACTGGTGCTGGTCGTGGCAGCAACGGTCTTTATTCTGAAAATGCTGCCTGGTGCCATAGGTAAGAGTCTCAGCCGCCAATACCAGATCTTCCGTAATCACCACACCTGGGTGATGAGTGTGATTTACACCATGACCTTTGGCTCATTTATCGGTTTTGCAGCCGCCTTTCCGCTGGCTATCAAGGTGATCTTCGGCTTCCAGCATCTGATGGTGGATGGTGTGATGACCCAC comes from Lacimicrobium alkaliphilum and encodes:
- a CDS encoding bifunctional protein-serine/threonine kinase/phosphatase, producing MGESLLHLGSSAQTQAGVKPVNEDAVAIFCPDSTYLQQVKGQVLIVADGISAAEAGKEASASAVSRFILEYYQTPDTWSVSHSGEQVLSAINLHLYRRSHEFTDEHKGYLTTFSAAVLKGRQLHFFHVGDSRIYLYRNGELQQLTRDHVANLGNNHRFLSRALGMDNLLHVDYSSQLLEQDDLLLLTSDGVHDFLSLQQLSEVLSEDKEADNLSQQLIQKALDAGSDDNLSAVVAKVRALPQQQVDDFNAELTRLPFPPTLSPGMKLDGYEVLEVLYNSARSQLYLVKDLQDDSQWVMKTPSPNFSDDSHYIDRFIQEQWIGSRIHHPNVVSILAQQRPRTALYYLMEPVRGQDLDGWRASNPKAGPKRRIQLIRQLAEALKAFHANDAVHQDVKPGNVLIDDNDKLMLVDFGSVFVAGVAELYRPIEHLGALGTATYADPNYLLGKNPGAQGDVYSLATLCYELFTGQLPYGERIADCRTWSDYDKLRYVSASRHNPVIPLWFDRALEQGVSFDLTLRYQTIDQLMADLNHPNPELLKELPPPKEAGKLMLWKLISGFWFITLLVVIYLFSQQ
- a CDS encoding MFS transporter, whose translation is MANLDRWEPEDEGFWQSQGKAIAQRNLWISIPSLLCGFAVWLYWGILTVQMMNAGFDFAASELFTLTAIAGLSGATLRIPSSFFIRFCGGRNTIFFTTSLLIIPAFFTGVALQNPDTPLWQYQLLALLSGIGGGNFASSMSNISFFFPKKQQGLALGLNAGLGNFGVTTMQVLIPLFMTMGVFGALGGDPVTLVSTSGTLIGKIPAGSETWIQNGGFLWLLLLVPLALATFFGMNNIRTQEVTPDLPSLPKAILMISAMLLIGLVTSAAGLWLILPEAGNGSGWEVPKEIVLVLVVAATVFILKMLPGAIGKSLSRQYQIFRNHHTWVMSVIYTMTFGSFIGFAAAFPLAIKVIFGFQHLMVDGVMTHDTANPNGPSALMFAWIAPFIGALIRPLGGWLADKFGGALVTQFCALVMVLSSLGAAYYMQMAYQSATPEQFFWPFFGLFLVLFAATGIGNGSTFRTIAMVFPKEQAGPVLGWTSAVAAYGAFYIPKVFGEQIKATTPEVALIGFAIFYGVCLVLNWMFYLRKNGQFYNP
- a CDS encoding MFS transporter, with protein sequence MQAYSTTSVRALILATLVFAANFSVWTLYAALTEPLQQSLGLSLTELGILLSAPMLTGALLRVPAGIWVQKYSAKSLLLWQMLLLIPPLLLLPQANTFEHYLLLGLWLGVAGSSFTLGIKYVADFFPSNQQGTALGLFGAGNAGAAINLILLPILDERWHWQLTGWLYTAGILLTCLLFWLLGPRQPLIPPATTRADNGFLPLLGQLRIWRLGLYYYFVFGSFLALLMWLPHYYVHAYDLSIKQAMAFTLLFVAGSSLVRSVGGWFADRYGGRVVSWSVFWICLVCLFFLSYPPTTMTIHGTSKDVTLHIGINIWWFTALLFVMGIAQGFGRASVYKLVNDYYPQQMGTAGGLIGAMGALGGCTLPILFGFLVDWTGFYSVTFMLLYGVSAACMIAMYLAIQTERLQQRWQYEREHNFLDQD
- a CDS encoding porin translates to MKLSVIALSVGLSLAPMQTLLAQESLSGAIQNGDVDLSFRYRSEFVDQQGIDEDALANTLKTRFAYQSGAYQGLKLALEVDNVTAIGGETYNSTVNGHIQRPVVADPTGTEVNLATLSWQRDGMNLSLGRHRINHGDQRFVGGVGWRQNEQTFDGYRAQYNAANSLKLDYSYIYNINRIFGDDSANGNLKGDFHLLHGHYQLAEGHQLSGFGYWLDFDQAHALSTQTLGLSYQGKLAGLTLKASYARQQDNGDNSKDYSADYKMLEVSTTLAGVNLKAGIENLGADNDGAFITPLATLHKFQGFADKFLNTPAQGIQDLYLGLGTSLSDIKLNLTWHQYDSDRGSIDYGDEWNLSAGYKLNAKVSLLVKYANYQADEFATDTDKLWLMVSAKL